The Bacteroidota bacterium genome segment CTAAGTCCTTTCCGGTAATACCGGGAAGGACTTTTTTTACAATTCAAAACTCTTTACATCTCACCGTTTCACGTTAAGTTACATTATTATGAATTTGGAAATCCTGCAGTGGACCGGATACATCGCTTCTATAATTATAGCGCTTTCAATGATGGTGAATTCCATCGTTAAATTTCGTTGGCTCAACATGACCGGCGCACTTGTACTGGCCATCTACGGCTTCATGATAAACGCCATCCCCGTAGGCATTCTCGATACTATAATTGTGATTGTTGACGTGTATTATCTTTTGATGATTTACACCAAAAAAGAAATCTTTGAAATTCTTGAAATCAGAGCCGAAAATCTCTACCTCATCCGCTTTCTTGAATTTCACAATGAGGGCATTCAGAGGCAAAGTCCGGGGTTTGTATACAAACCCGATATGAATACGGTCAGCTTCTTTATCCTGAGAAACATGTCCGTAGCAGGATTATTTCTGGCGCACCGTGAACAGGAAAATGTGCTGCGCGTTGGACTCGATTATGTAATCCCCGAATACCGAGACTTTAAGAACGGCCGCTTCGTTTATTACAGGCTTAGGGAAAAATTCATACGTACAGGTTATATAAAAGTTGTAGCCGAAGGAAATTCAAAAAACTATGTCAAATATCTGACAAAACTGGGCTTCACACCTGATGCAAAGGGATTGTATTCAAAAATGCTGGAAAATAGTCTTGAGTCGTGAGTCGAGAGTCGAGAGTCAAGAGTCGTAAGAATGACCATCCCTGAATAGCGTTGACCGATTTTACCAAGTTTAATCGATGATTGATAATTGAAATTATCCCGTCAGGGATATGATATTTCTAGAAACAGAGATGAAGTTTAAACCGGCGGCGCAAGCAGTGAAGTTATTCGGAGAACAATTATTATTTGCTGTGCAATGCAATGAATTTATTCTTCCGTTTTTTTTTGCTCATCAAGGGTTGCAATTACGGCGCTTGTTTTTTCTCCGGTACTTTTGTCTAGTCACAAAAGTACCCAAAAGGACATGGCAAAACTATGCTTCCGCCCGCTCTGCGATATTTCTGAATTCCTGACAATGCGAGTAAACTTCATTGTCGGAATTCTACGAAATATCACATTCATGCCCGCGCCTGCCCCGCAGTTTTGCCGGGCCAACGCTCTTCCAATTAATAATTATTAATTAACAATTTGTAATTTTTTTTTAGCCCCGCTAGGGGCGACCTGTTGGTAGAATGTGTATGTTTGATTAGACCCGGCGGCGCAAGCAGTGAAGTTATTCGGAGAACAATTATTATTTGCGGTGCAATGCAATGAATTTATTCTTCCGGTTTTTTTTGCTCATCAAGGGTTGCAATTACGGCGCTTGTTTTTTCTTTGGTACTTTTGTCTAGTCACAAAAGTACCCAAAAGGACATGGCAAAACTATGCTTCCGCCCGCTCTGCGATATTTCTGAATTCCTGACAATGCGAGTAAACTTCATTGTCGGAATTCTACGAAATATCACATTCATGCCCGCGCCTGCCCCGCAGTTTTGCCGGGCCAACGCTCTTCCAATTAATAATTATTAATTAACAATTTGTAATTTTTTTTTAGCCCCGCTAGGGGCGACCTGTTGGTAGAATGTGTATGTTTGATTAGACCCGGCGGCGCACGGATGATGATGGTTTGAAATGCGGAAAATTCATGCGCCGCAACGGTAGAAAGTCGGGAGTCGGGAGTCGAGGCGTAGCCGAAATCCGTCTTCGGCGGAACACATTTTCAAATTAACTAATTAACTAATTGACTAATTTTCTTCCCTGTAGTATATCTTGTAGAACTTCCGCCCGTCGGCATCCACGCCTTGCTCAATAAGTTCGCGGTCGCCATGAATATAGATGTGAAAGTTTTTATCCAGCTTCAGCACACTCTTGAAAATCCTTGCTTGCTTTTTTACCGCCTGTGCAGAAATCTCGAAACTCTCAACCACATCAAGTTCATGATTTTCACGGTATGATTCATCATAATTCCGGAACGAATTAATCAGTGTATTGTCTTTAAACACCTGCTGCTCGAAGTCATTTTTATCAAAGGTTTCATGCGTTTTAAAATAATCAACCGAACGGTTCAGCAAATCAATTTTATCCGCTTTGGTCACTTCAAATTCTTCAGAAATCTGCTTTGTGACAAAATTCTTGGCAATATTCAAAAACTCTTTGGTATGATGGTAATCGTCGCTGCAGGGTTTCAATTGCAGAAAAGTATCTTTCCAGTACTGAGCCTCAATTGATTTATTTGACTTATCAACAATGCACACTTTATAGCCGGAATCCGCATCAGTATTGATAATCAAACAGCCCTTATCCAGTTTTTCAATATTGATGCCATCTTCATAATGAATTGAAAAATCTTCATCACCGCTGTTCAGTTTCAGAAATGCCTGACGGTTTTCCGATTTAAAAATACCCACCGCATCGGTCGTTCCGCCTTCAATGGCAACCCCTGTAAAATAGGCTACAAACAGGTCGCCCGGCTTGATTTGCGGATGAATGGAAAGCTCAAATAAGTGCTTTGCCAGGTTGACAGAGTTCTTATGAAACGATTTCAGATTATCAAAAATATCCGTTGCGAAATTATAAACCGGATTCAGATTAAAATCTTCGTTTGTGAAGGTAAATGAATAGAATTCGGGCGTATTGAAGGGCGTCAGGAAAAACTTCAGCAGCAGCTCCTGAACCTTCAAATCTGAGGTATCCAGCAGGTTTTTTGAAAGCCGCAAATCTTCGCCATTGGTCTTGTTTCCCACATTATGAACCGAAACCCTTTCAACATAGCAATCCGTATAGTCAACCATAATCATTCATTTTTATTAACGGGCAAATGTAGGAATAGTTGAGGTATAATATTCGCTGCTTCATTTTTAATGATTTCTTCTAAACTTGTATAAAACAAAAAAAACAACGCTGAAAGGCAAGGCAGTTTGCATCAGTGACATGTTCCGGACTTACAGTTCTGACGAAGGAAACTGCAGCATTATATTGGAATTTGACGGGACAAATTTTACGGTGAAGTACGACTCTGAAGACTCTAAGAACTGCGCAGGGTCAAA includes the following:
- a CDS encoding nucleoid-associated protein, whose translation is MVDYTDCYVERVSVHNVGNKTNGEDLRLSKNLLDTSDLKVQELLLKFFLTPFNTPEFYSFTFTNEDFNLNPVYNFATDIFDNLKSFHKNSVNLAKHLFELSIHPQIKPGDLFVAYFTGVAIEGGTTDAVGIFKSENRQAFLKLNSGDEDFSIHYEDGINIEKLDKGCLIINTDADSGYKVCIVDKSNKSIEAQYWKDTFLQLKPCSDDYHHTKEFLNIAKNFVTKQISEEFEVTKADKIDLLNRSVDYFKTHETFDKNDFEQQVFKDNTLINSFRNYDESYRENHELDVVESFEISAQAVKKQARIFKSVLKLDKNFHIYIHGDRELIEQGVDADGRKFYKIYYREEN